A section of the Saccharopolyspora gregorii genome encodes:
- a CDS encoding MerR family transcriptional regulator codes for MLRTADEELTIDELAARAGVTVRTVRFYASRGLLPPPRLRGRLGLYGGDHLARLDLIRELQALGFTLSAIERHLERIPDDATAEDLALHRALLAPWTSDQSEDLTRHELSQRAGRQLDDDLVGKLISLGILQALDDDLSRVRLSNSAMLGVGLQILDLDLPQGMLLEAKDIVEQHTSQIAVELRELFAANVLRPYLERGRPEEERERVHVATQQLRPLTIHVLVNGFQNAINDVIRDHV; via the coding sequence ATGCTCCGAACCGCGGACGAAGAGCTGACCATCGACGAGTTGGCCGCGCGCGCCGGCGTCACCGTGCGGACCGTTCGCTTCTACGCGTCCCGCGGTCTGCTGCCCCCGCCCCGGCTCCGCGGGCGGCTGGGCCTCTACGGCGGCGACCACCTGGCGCGGCTCGACCTGATCCGGGAACTGCAAGCGCTCGGGTTCACCCTCTCCGCCATCGAACGGCACCTGGAGCGGATCCCCGACGACGCCACGGCCGAAGACCTCGCGCTGCACCGCGCACTGCTCGCGCCGTGGACCAGCGACCAGAGCGAAGACCTCACCCGGCACGAGCTCAGCCAGCGCGCCGGGCGGCAGCTCGACGACGACCTCGTCGGCAAGCTCATCTCGCTCGGCATCCTCCAAGCCCTCGACGACGACCTCAGCCGGGTGCGGCTGTCCAACTCCGCCATGCTCGGCGTCGGGCTGCAGATCCTCGACCTCGACCTGCCGCAGGGCATGCTCCTCGAAGCCAAGGACATCGTCGAGCAGCACACCTCGCAGATCGCCGTCGAGCTGCGCGAACTGTTCGCCGCGAACGTGCTGCGGCCCTACCTCGAACGCGGACGGCCCGAAGAAGAGCGGGAACGGGTGCACGTCGCCACCCAGCAGCTGCGGCCGCTGACCATCCACGTGCTCGTCAACGGGTTCCAGAACGCGATCAACGACGTCATCCGCGACCACGTCTGA
- a CDS encoding CaiB/BaiF CoA transferase family protein: MTARGDGPLAGLRVVELAGLGPAPFCGMLLADLGADVVRVGRPGGAPGEHDLLDRGKRAISVDLKHEQGPETVLALAERADVLIEGFRPGVAERLGVGPEQCWERNPKLVFGRMTGWGQDGPLAQTAGHDIGYIALSGMLHAIGRSGGPPQVPANLLGDFGGGALYLAVGVLSAVLNARSTGQGQVVDASIVDGAAHLGSMLFGFAAAGAWQERRGTNLLDTGAPYYDVYETSDGEHVAVGALEPKFYAELVDRLGLDDLPDRDDAANWPALRERFAATFASRTRAEWTEVFDGSDACVAPVLSMSEAREHPHLQARGTLPSPGGVLQPAPAPRFSRTPSSPPRPVPAPDTAVLADWQVPTAADLLASGAIHQAREEA; the protein is encoded by the coding sequence GTGACGGCAAGAGGTGACGGCCCCCTCGCGGGCCTGCGGGTGGTGGAGCTGGCGGGCCTCGGACCCGCTCCGTTCTGCGGGATGCTGCTGGCGGACCTGGGCGCGGACGTGGTCCGCGTCGGCCGTCCCGGCGGGGCTCCCGGCGAGCACGACCTGCTGGACCGGGGCAAGCGCGCGATCTCGGTGGACCTCAAGCACGAGCAGGGCCCGGAGACGGTGCTGGCGCTGGCCGAACGCGCCGACGTGCTCATCGAGGGCTTCCGGCCGGGGGTCGCCGAACGCCTCGGCGTCGGCCCCGAGCAGTGCTGGGAGCGGAACCCGAAGCTGGTGTTCGGCCGGATGACCGGCTGGGGCCAGGACGGTCCGCTGGCGCAGACCGCGGGCCACGACATCGGCTACATCGCGTTGAGCGGCATGCTGCACGCCATCGGCCGCAGCGGTGGCCCGCCGCAGGTCCCGGCGAACCTGCTGGGCGATTTCGGCGGCGGCGCCCTGTACCTGGCGGTGGGCGTGCTGTCCGCGGTGCTGAACGCGCGCAGCACCGGGCAGGGCCAGGTCGTCGACGCGTCCATCGTGGACGGTGCCGCGCACCTGGGTTCGATGCTGTTCGGGTTCGCCGCCGCCGGCGCGTGGCAGGAGCGGCGCGGCACGAACCTGCTCGACACCGGCGCGCCCTACTACGACGTGTACGAGACCTCCGACGGCGAGCACGTGGCGGTCGGCGCGCTGGAACCCAAGTTCTACGCCGAGCTGGTCGACCGACTCGGCCTCGACGACCTCCCGGACCGCGACGACGCGGCGAACTGGCCCGCGCTGCGCGAGCGGTTCGCCGCGACCTTCGCGAGCCGCACCCGCGCCGAGTGGACCGAGGTCTTCGACGGTTCCGACGCCTGCGTCGCCCCCGTGCTGTCCATGAGCGAAGCCCGGGAGCACCCGCACCTGCAGGCCCGCGGCACCCTGCCCAGCCCCGGTGGCGTGCTGCAGCCCGCGCCCGCACCGCGGTTCTCCCGCACCCCGAGTTCACCGCCGCGCCCGGTCCCCGCCCCGGACACTGCGGTGCTGGCCGACTGGCAGGTGCCCACCGCGGCGGACCTGCTGGCGTCCGGCGCGATCCACCAGGCCCGAGAGGAAGCGTGA
- a CDS encoding acyl-CoA dehydrogenase family protein, which translates to MRRELFEAEHEAFRETAKAFIAKELLPHQEEWEAAGVVSRDAWLAAGEQGLLGIAVDETYGGGGVDDFRFNVVFDEELVNAGINGFGVPVHSDINIPYLTRLATEEQKRRWLPGFCTGEIISAIAMTEPGAGSDLQGMRTTAVRDGDHYVLNGQKTFISNGINADLVIVAARTDPDAGAQGISLLVVERGMDGFERGRNLEKIGQKSQDTAELYFNDVRVPAANLLGEEGQGFIYLMQNLPQERLSIAVAAAASAEKILEITKQYCRDRTAFGRPIGKFQNTRFELAEMATEVQIGRVFADRCVADHVRGELSVEHAAMAKWWLTEMNKRVVDRCLQLHGGYGYMLEYPVAKAFLDSRVQTIYGGTTEIMKEIVGRSLGI; encoded by the coding sequence ATGCGCAGGGAACTGTTCGAAGCCGAGCACGAGGCGTTCCGCGAGACCGCCAAGGCGTTCATCGCCAAAGAACTCCTCCCGCACCAGGAGGAGTGGGAGGCCGCGGGCGTCGTCAGCCGCGACGCGTGGCTGGCCGCCGGCGAGCAGGGCCTGCTCGGCATCGCCGTCGACGAGACCTACGGCGGCGGGGGAGTCGACGACTTCCGGTTCAACGTGGTGTTCGACGAAGAGCTCGTCAACGCCGGTATCAACGGCTTCGGCGTGCCCGTGCACAGCGACATCAACATCCCCTACCTGACCCGGCTGGCCACCGAGGAGCAGAAGCGGCGCTGGCTGCCCGGCTTCTGCACCGGCGAGATCATCAGCGCCATCGCTATGACCGAACCCGGAGCGGGCAGCGACCTGCAGGGCATGCGCACCACCGCGGTCCGCGACGGCGACCACTACGTGCTCAACGGGCAGAAGACGTTCATCTCCAACGGCATCAACGCCGATCTGGTGATCGTCGCCGCCCGCACCGACCCGGACGCGGGCGCGCAGGGCATCAGCCTGCTCGTCGTCGAGCGCGGCATGGACGGTTTCGAACGCGGCCGCAACCTGGAGAAGATCGGGCAGAAGTCCCAGGACACCGCCGAGCTGTACTTCAACGACGTGCGGGTGCCCGCGGCGAACCTGCTCGGCGAAGAGGGCCAGGGCTTCATCTACCTGATGCAGAACCTGCCGCAGGAACGGCTGTCCATCGCCGTCGCCGCCGCCGCCAGCGCCGAGAAGATCCTGGAGATCACCAAGCAGTACTGCCGGGACCGCACCGCCTTCGGCCGCCCCATCGGCAAGTTCCAGAACACCCGTTTCGAACTGGCCGAGATGGCCACCGAGGTGCAGATCGGCCGCGTGTTCGCCGACCGTTGCGTCGCCGACCACGTCCGCGGTGAACTGAGCGTGGAACACGCCGCCATGGCCAAGTGGTGGCTCACCGAGATGAACAAGCGCGTCGTGGACCGCTGCCTGCAGCTGCACGGCGGCTACGGCTACATGCTGGAATACCCCGTCGCGAAGGCGTTCCTCGACTCGCGCGTGCAGACCATCTACGGCGGCACGACCGAGATCATGAAGGAGATCGTGGGGCGCTCGCTGGGGATCTGA